The Microbulbifer sp. YPW1 genome contains a region encoding:
- a CDS encoding protein-disulfide reductase DsbD yields the protein MALKSLAGFLFSFFLWGLACHSLGDTTQETASGDHVKVRWLAPDTFAGGTETIGFYFEVDPGWHVYWRNAGDSGAAPRFDFVGASGDVGDIQWPFPVRLPIEHLTNLGYEGDVAYLFSVKPDASRMELVVNLEWLVCKVDCIPGYGTMILSQPVADAAQWSPEDKALRDRFAARVPESADTGNFPWTVANVSAATEGDSLQLILEAGESATERPAPDVFPLDGGLLTAKAPQVEQSENTIRYTFQRVAGAPVTPATGFVVSDGERAWQLDDVEIQAAPTSAPGAQPAPVDGGQPLWLLVLAAIAGGAILNLMPCVFPVLSIKLFGLVGPEAEASGRLKEGLRYAAGVLVTFAALGALLLILRAGGAAIGWGFQLQSAPVVLGLILLFWVMALSFSGLYEFGHHLMNLAGNSRGGAFVTGVLAVFVAAPCTGPFMGAALGAATLLPAYGAMAIFLGLGIGLALPFVLLCAFPALLNRLPAPGPWMETLRQFLAFPLYATVIWLMWVLGRLIGESGWLISALLMLAVVFAFWLGRHQFRGSRWIAWLLVLAALVMSFGAVSKLQQSGSGVKGAQVELEAGWQPYDRNAINQALARNQAVFIDYTAAWCITCQVNKKLVLESEEVEALFRDNDVFLVRADWTDQDPGITRALGELGRNSVPVYAWYAPGERTPVLLPQILKPEMIEALFNQE from the coding sequence TTGGCTTTGAAATCTCTGGCTGGATTTCTGTTTTCCTTTTTTCTCTGGGGCCTCGCGTGTCACAGCCTCGGGGATACGACGCAGGAAACCGCCTCCGGTGACCATGTAAAAGTACGCTGGCTGGCGCCGGATACGTTTGCCGGTGGAACCGAAACCATCGGCTTCTATTTCGAAGTTGACCCCGGTTGGCATGTTTACTGGCGCAATGCCGGGGATTCTGGCGCTGCTCCGCGCTTTGATTTTGTCGGCGCCAGTGGCGATGTGGGCGATATTCAATGGCCGTTTCCAGTACGCCTACCCATCGAGCATCTGACCAATCTCGGCTACGAGGGCGATGTGGCCTACCTGTTTTCGGTAAAGCCCGATGCGTCGCGCATGGAGCTGGTGGTGAATCTCGAGTGGCTGGTGTGCAAGGTCGATTGCATTCCCGGCTACGGCACAATGATCCTGTCGCAGCCTGTGGCGGATGCCGCACAGTGGTCCCCTGAGGACAAGGCGCTGCGGGACCGGTTCGCCGCACGGGTGCCCGAATCCGCCGACACCGGAAACTTTCCCTGGACGGTAGCCAATGTGTCCGCCGCGACGGAAGGGGATTCCCTGCAGCTTATCCTGGAGGCGGGCGAGAGCGCGACCGAGCGGCCCGCCCCGGATGTATTCCCTCTCGATGGCGGCTTGCTTACCGCCAAGGCGCCTCAGGTTGAGCAATCGGAAAATACCATCCGCTACACCTTCCAGCGGGTGGCCGGTGCCCCGGTGACACCGGCCACCGGATTTGTTGTCAGTGACGGCGAACGCGCCTGGCAGCTGGACGATGTAGAAATCCAGGCCGCGCCCACCAGTGCACCGGGTGCGCAACCCGCGCCCGTCGACGGCGGTCAGCCGTTGTGGCTGCTGGTGCTCGCCGCCATTGCCGGCGGTGCCATTCTCAATCTGATGCCCTGTGTATTCCCGGTACTGTCCATCAAGCTGTTTGGCCTGGTTGGCCCGGAAGCAGAGGCCTCCGGCCGCCTCAAGGAAGGCCTGCGCTATGCCGCGGGTGTGCTGGTGACCTTTGCCGCGCTGGGTGCGCTGTTACTGATCCTGCGTGCCGGCGGTGCCGCCATTGGCTGGGGGTTCCAGCTGCAATCGGCGCCGGTGGTACTGGGGCTGATTCTGCTGTTCTGGGTAATGGCGCTGTCGTTTAGCGGCCTGTATGAATTCGGCCACCACCTGATGAACCTGGCGGGCAACAGCCGCGGTGGCGCCTTTGTGACCGGTGTGCTGGCGGTATTTGTGGCCGCGCCCTGTACCGGCCCGTTTATGGGCGCCGCACTCGGGGCAGCGACACTGCTGCCGGCCTACGGCGCCATGGCTATTTTCCTTGGCCTGGGTATCGGCCTGGCGCTGCCGTTTGTGTTGCTGTGCGCCTTTCCCGCGCTGCTCAACCGCCTGCCGGCACCGGGTCCCTGGATGGAAACCCTGCGTCAGTTTCTCGCGTTTCCCCTGTATGCCACGGTGATCTGGCTGATGTGGGTACTGGGCAGGCTGATTGGTGAAAGCGGCTGGCTGATCAGCGCCCTGCTGATGCTGGCGGTGGTGTTTGCCTTCTGGCTGGGCCGCCACCAGTTCCGGGGCAGTCGCTGGATCGCCTGGTTACTGGTCCTCGCCGCGCTGGTGATGAGTTTTGGCGCGGTCAGCAAATTACAGCAAAGCGGCAGTGGCGTGAAAGGCGCCCAAGTCGAGTTGGAAGCCGGCTGGCAGCCCTACGACCGCAATGCGATCAATCAGGCACTGGCACGCAACCAGGCCGTGTTTATCGACTACACCGCGGCCTGGTGTATTACCTGTCAGGTGAATAAAAAACTGGTGTTGGAGTCCGAGGAGGTCGAGGCGCTGTTCCGGGACAATGACGTATTTCTGGTGCGCGCGGACTGGACCGATCAGGACCCGGGAATTACCCGCGCACTGGGGGAGCTGGGAAGGAACTCGGTGCCGGTTTATGCCTGGTATGCCCCCGGGGAGCGCACACCAGTTTTACTGCCGCAGATACTGAAACCAGAGATGATCGAAGCACTGTTCAATCAGGAATGA
- a CDS encoding thioredoxin family protein — protein sequence MNTQGMSGKRFFRNVLSGAALFALPALALAVAVPGEKAPDFTEVDAAGETRSLEDYKGEWLVLEWFNKDCPYVKKHYGSGNMQALQKKYTDQDINWLTVISSAKGKQGYLEPAQALEVAESHKLAASAPFLLDSDGSMGRAYGAKTTPHMFIINPDGEVVYAGAIDDNDSANPAVIPKSANYVAAALDASLNGSEVSVASSRAYGCSVKY from the coding sequence GTGAATACACAAGGTATGAGTGGTAAACGTTTTTTCCGTAATGTGCTGAGTGGTGCCGCGCTGTTTGCGCTCCCCGCACTGGCCCTGGCTGTGGCAGTGCCCGGAGAAAAAGCGCCGGACTTCACGGAAGTGGACGCGGCAGGAGAAACCCGCAGCCTGGAGGATTACAAAGGCGAGTGGCTGGTGCTGGAGTGGTTCAACAAGGATTGCCCCTATGTGAAGAAGCACTACGGCAGCGGCAATATGCAGGCGCTGCAGAAGAAATACACCGACCAGGATATCAACTGGCTGACGGTCATCTCCTCCGCCAAGGGCAAGCAGGGTTACCTGGAACCGGCGCAGGCACTGGAAGTGGCGGAAAGTCACAAGCTGGCTGCCAGCGCACCATTCCTGCTGGATAGCGATGGCAGTATGGGCCGCGCCTACGGGGCCAAAACTACACCGCATATGTTCATCATCAACCCGGATGGTGAAGTGGTATACGCCGGTGCCATTGATGATAACGATTCTGCCAACCCCGCGGTCATACCGAAATCCGCCAACTATGTGGCCGCTGCGCTGGATGCTTCGCTAAATGGTAGTGAAGTATCTGTGGCGTCTTCGCGCGCTTATGGGTGTAGCGTGAAGTACTGA
- a CDS encoding glycoside hydrolase 43 family protein, whose product MKHDVNVFRLILPLILTALLVNGCDHAEVAEIKPGHFSTAPVALWQADLGDGHYQNPILYADYSDPDVVAVGDDFYMTASSFNASPGLPLLHSTDLVNWELIDYVVDKNVPAETFAVPQHGNGIWAPNIRYHDDKLWIFFPDPDHGIYMTNTADPKQGWSEPKLILPGKGIIDPTPLWDDDGQAYLLHGWAKSRSGKNNILTLHKMSADGSEVEAEGEVVINGHELEGYRTLEGPKFYKRGEFYYVFAPAGGVPVGWQSVFRSKNIYGPYEDRIVMEQGNSITNGPHQGSWIHTPAGEDWFIHFQARGPYGRIVHLQPMAWKDGWPVIGVDEDDDGVGNPVTSYRKPEVSKPSPVKNLPFADDFADDELALQWQWNANYSEDWYSLDAREGYLRLFAQQNVDPEGDNLWMQPSLLLQKLPAPEFIVQTTLEIPDTLGEVEGGLLMFGEDYAWIGFRNLPGNGEVEIGEVSCRDARKKCTEHFEPHTRVKAGELTLRMTVSQGGQTVLSYQKENGRFRALGELFQARRGRWVGAKIGLFIRTDDAELVNAENYIDVKEFRFIQPKR is encoded by the coding sequence ATGAAGCACGATGTAAACGTTTTCAGGCTGATTTTGCCATTAATCCTAACTGCTCTTTTGGTCAACGGTTGCGACCACGCAGAAGTAGCGGAAATCAAGCCAGGCCACTTTTCGACTGCGCCAGTTGCCCTGTGGCAGGCAGACCTGGGCGACGGCCACTACCAGAACCCCATCCTGTACGCAGACTATTCAGACCCGGACGTGGTTGCGGTAGGCGATGACTTTTACATGACCGCCTCCAGCTTCAACGCATCCCCAGGCCTGCCGTTATTGCACTCCACGGATCTGGTGAACTGGGAACTGATTGACTATGTGGTGGACAAGAATGTCCCAGCGGAGACCTTTGCTGTGCCCCAGCACGGTAACGGCATCTGGGCACCGAATATCCGCTACCACGATGACAAGCTGTGGATCTTCTTTCCCGATCCGGATCACGGCATCTACATGACCAATACCGCCGATCCCAAGCAGGGTTGGAGCGAGCCGAAGCTGATTCTGCCGGGCAAGGGCATTATCGACCCCACCCCGCTGTGGGATGACGATGGCCAAGCCTACCTGTTGCACGGTTGGGCAAAGAGCCGTTCCGGCAAGAACAATATCCTCACGCTGCATAAAATGTCCGCCGATGGCTCCGAGGTGGAAGCGGAAGGCGAGGTTGTGATCAATGGTCATGAGCTGGAAGGTTACCGCACGCTTGAGGGGCCGAAGTTTTACAAACGCGGAGAGTTCTACTACGTATTTGCGCCCGCCGGCGGGGTACCGGTGGGTTGGCAGTCGGTATTCCGTTCCAAAAATATTTACGGTCCCTATGAAGACCGTATCGTGATGGAGCAGGGCAATAGCATCACCAACGGCCCGCACCAGGGTTCCTGGATTCACACCCCGGCGGGGGAAGACTGGTTTATCCACTTCCAGGCGCGCGGTCCCTATGGCCGCATCGTGCACTTGCAGCCAATGGCATGGAAAGACGGCTGGCCGGTAATCGGTGTGGATGAAGACGACGATGGTGTGGGCAACCCGGTGACCAGTTATCGTAAACCGGAAGTCAGCAAACCGAGTCCGGTAAAAAACCTGCCGTTTGCGGACGACTTTGCCGATGACGAGCTGGCTCTGCAGTGGCAGTGGAATGCCAATTACAGTGAAGACTGGTACAGCCTGGACGCGCGCGAAGGTTACCTGCGTCTGTTCGCACAGCAGAACGTGGACCCGGAAGGCGACAACCTGTGGATGCAGCCATCGCTGCTGCTGCAGAAACTGCCGGCGCCGGAATTTATCGTACAGACCACCCTGGAGATTCCCGACACACTCGGCGAAGTGGAAGGTGGCCTACTGATGTTTGGCGAAGACTACGCCTGGATCGGGTTCCGCAACCTGCCCGGCAACGGCGAAGTGGAAATCGGTGAAGTGAGCTGTCGCGATGCGCGCAAGAAATGCACCGAGCACTTTGAACCGCACACCCGTGTGAAAGCCGGCGAGTTGACACTACGGATGACGGTAAGTCAGGGCGGGCAGACGGTACTCAGCTACCAGAAAGAAAATGGCCGCTTCCGCGCACTGGGTGAACTCTTCCAGGCCCGCCGCGGACGCTGGGTGGGTGCCAAGATCGGTTTGTTTATCCGCACCGATGACGCTGAGCTGGTGAATGCGGAAAACTATATTGATGTAAAAGAATTCCGCTTTATCCAGCCGAAGCGCTAA
- a CDS encoding cellulose binding domain-containing protein gives MNKKPLLFPARLWVAAAASIGLLPSLAQSQESISCDVDYPISDWNGAYQADVGITNTGNAPIAGWTLEWDVGSGESHSGGWNANIVQSGTRIRASNAASHWNGTIAPGATHNFGIQLTDAVPPAQIPAVFTLNGTVCNGGGSSSSSSGGGSSSSSSSSSSSGGSGSSGSGGSSGGGNAITLQENATGFCGVDGSIDSNNAGFTGGGFANTHNLSGTRIRWSLNAASASDYLLDWRFANGGSANRPASVRVNGADLASVDFPSTGGWTSWSQASVVVALTAGENTIELVASGSDGLANIDALTATGDGPSAGACTSTGGGNYQMEHLTRGLTVVPTGNGNLVSWRILGTDDPDVAFNLYRDGQKINSQLITGASNYLDRNGSAGAAYSVRAVTNGSEGAPAPAELVFDGNGFFDVPIQRPAGGPGYTYSANDASAADLTGDGQYELIVKWDPSNSRDNSQSGFTGNVYMDAYRLNGERLWRINLGRNIRAGAHYTQFQAYDYDGDGRAEVAMKTADGTVDGTGNVIGNASADYRNSAGYILSGPEFLTIFDGRTGAAIDTVDYQPPRGNVSSWGDNYGNRVDRFLAGTAWLDGATPSLIFSRGYYTRTVIWAVDFDGQNLSTRWIFDSNQAGREYEGQGAHSLSIADLNGDGRQDIVFGAMAIGANGQPLWNTRMYHGDALHVSDFVPGRPGQEIFMPAEHSNQPSSRLIDGRNGSVIFQTPANGDNGRAVAGNIWAGNPGGEFWSSRVSGLLNASGSAVAAKPGPTNFLIWWDGDGERELLDGTRIDNYDPAVRLLTGSNVVSNNGTKATPSLSADLFGDWREEVVWATSDSSALRIYATPYGTDLRIPTLMHDPQYRAAIAWQNSGYNQPPHPSFYIGSEVLTYPWPDIYTP, from the coding sequence ATGAACAAAAAACCCCTTTTGTTCCCCGCCCGGCTCTGGGTCGCGGCCGCAGCCAGTATTGGGCTTTTGCCTTCGCTGGCGCAGTCACAGGAATCCATTTCCTGTGACGTGGACTATCCCATCAGCGACTGGAACGGCGCTTATCAGGCCGACGTGGGCATCACCAATACCGGCAATGCGCCCATTGCCGGCTGGACCCTGGAGTGGGATGTCGGCAGTGGTGAAAGCCACAGCGGCGGCTGGAATGCGAATATTGTGCAAAGTGGCACCCGTATCCGTGCCTCCAATGCCGCCAGCCATTGGAATGGCACCATCGCCCCCGGCGCCACCCACAACTTTGGTATCCAGCTGACCGACGCCGTGCCCCCGGCGCAGATCCCAGCCGTTTTCACCCTTAATGGCACAGTGTGTAACGGTGGCGGTTCGTCGAGCAGCTCGTCCGGCGGTGGCTCTTCAAGTTCGTCTTCAAGCTCTTCCTCCAGTGGTGGTTCCGGCTCTTCGGGCAGCGGCGGTTCGTCCGGTGGTGGAAACGCGATTACCCTGCAGGAAAACGCTACCGGATTCTGTGGTGTCGACGGTAGTATCGATAGCAATAATGCCGGATTCACCGGCGGTGGCTTCGCCAATACCCACAACCTGAGCGGAACGCGCATTCGCTGGAGCCTGAATGCGGCATCTGCCAGCGATTACCTGCTGGACTGGCGCTTTGCCAACGGCGGCAGTGCAAACCGGCCCGCCAGTGTGCGCGTCAACGGTGCCGACCTGGCCAGCGTGGATTTTCCCTCCACCGGCGGCTGGACCAGCTGGAGCCAGGCTAGCGTCGTGGTCGCGCTGACCGCTGGGGAAAACACCATAGAACTGGTTGCCTCGGGCAGCGACGGCCTGGCAAATATCGACGCCCTCACGGCAACTGGCGACGGACCATCTGCCGGTGCCTGTACTTCCACCGGTGGTGGCAACTATCAGATGGAACATTTGACACGCGGCTTGACCGTCGTGCCCACCGGCAATGGAAACCTGGTGAGCTGGCGCATTCTTGGCACCGACGACCCGGATGTCGCCTTCAACCTTTACCGCGATGGTCAAAAAATCAATAGCCAACTGATTACAGGCGCGAGCAACTATCTGGACCGGAACGGGTCTGCCGGTGCCGCCTATTCAGTACGTGCAGTGACCAATGGCAGCGAGGGTGCGCCGGCACCCGCAGAACTCGTGTTCGACGGGAACGGCTTTTTTGACGTACCGATCCAGCGCCCGGCGGGCGGGCCCGGCTACACCTATTCCGCCAACGATGCCAGCGCAGCCGACCTTACCGGTGATGGCCAGTATGAACTGATTGTAAAATGGGACCCCAGTAACTCACGCGATAATTCCCAGAGTGGTTTTACCGGCAACGTCTACATGGATGCCTATCGTCTCAATGGCGAACGCCTGTGGCGTATCAATCTGGGGCGCAACATTCGCGCGGGCGCCCACTACACCCAGTTCCAGGCCTACGACTACGATGGCGACGGCCGCGCGGAAGTGGCGATGAAAACCGCTGACGGTACCGTGGATGGCACAGGTAATGTGATTGGCAATGCCAGTGCCGACTACCGCAACTCCGCCGGTTATATTCTCTCCGGCCCGGAGTTTCTCACCATCTTTGACGGCCGCACCGGCGCCGCCATCGACACCGTCGATTACCAGCCCCCGCGCGGTAACGTGAGCAGCTGGGGAGATAACTACGGCAACCGCGTGGATCGTTTCCTGGCCGGTACCGCCTGGCTCGATGGCGCCACCCCCAGCCTGATTTTCTCCCGCGGTTATTACACCCGCACCGTGATCTGGGCAGTGGACTTCGATGGGCAGAACCTCTCCACCCGCTGGATATTCGATTCCAATCAAGCGGGCAGAGAATACGAGGGACAAGGCGCTCACAGCCTATCCATCGCGGATCTGAACGGTGACGGACGCCAGGATATTGTCTTCGGTGCCATGGCGATCGGTGCCAACGGCCAGCCGCTGTGGAACACCCGCATGTATCACGGTGACGCACTGCACGTGAGCGATTTCGTACCCGGCCGTCCCGGCCAGGAAATCTTTATGCCCGCGGAGCACAGCAACCAGCCCTCGTCGCGGTTGATCGACGGCCGGAACGGCTCGGTGATTTTCCAGACCCCGGCAAATGGCGACAATGGCCGGGCCGTGGCCGGTAATATATGGGCAGGCAATCCGGGGGGCGAATTCTGGTCCTCGCGGGTCAGCGGTCTACTCAATGCCAGCGGTAGTGCGGTCGCCGCCAAACCCGGTCCCACCAATTTCCTGATCTGGTGGGATGGTGACGGAGAACGGGAATTACTGGATGGTACCCGCATCGACAACTACGACCCTGCAGTGCGCTTGCTGACCGGTTCCAATGTTGTCTCCAACAATGGCACCAAGGCGACGCCATCCCTTTCCGCCGATCTGTTCGGTGACTGGCGAGAGGAAGTGGTGTGGGCGACCAGTGATAGCTCCGCGCTGCGGATCTATGCTACCCCCTACGGTACGGATCTGCGCATACCTACCTTGATGCACGATCCACAATACCGCGCGGCCATCGCCTGGCAGAACAGCGGTTACAACCAGCCGCCGCACCCGAGTTTTTATATCGGCAGTGAGGTACTGACGTATCCGTGGCCGGATATCTATACGCCCTGA
- a CDS encoding cellulase family glycosylhydrolase, with protein MNKLNLLALTSALTLAINMNTHAQVQAQPDDDWLHVQGNQIVDQQGNPVWLTGANWFGFNTSERVFHGLWAVNLEEAMADLAGRGINILRIPISTELIYEWQSGLAAVPSINDYVNPELEGKTSLEIFDAVVVQAKKYGVKILIDVHSAKADNSGHFAPMWYDDVFTTKIFYQTWEWMAERYKNDDTILAFDIENEPHGKPWADSPFAKWDSSTDETNWKHACETASKRVLAINPNLLVLCEGIESYPKDGVTWNSNSSKDFHNYWWGGNLRGVVDHPIDLGPNQDQLVYSPHIYGPSVYQQPWFEPDFTYESLINDAWRDNWFYLYEQGISPLLFGEWGGHMDGGQNEKWMGYARDLIVEHKLHHTFWCLNPNSGDTGGLWGYDWKTWDEEKYALLESALWKNTDGKFVGLDHEVALGSSATGISVSEYYGTETPKLNVVSPTDGSQFLPEEPVSIAFNLRKSSGANIYLDGGLVATANSSPTTVTAPAEIGTYQLQLVAIDNGGIELPASDSLYIEVVSETTPEPEPEPETDVICELGTADVWADGFVINTVTVTNGGNTPLSGWSAALRFAPGTQFDSGWGGVFQASDDEQTITVSNLEWNGSLQPGVSATFGFQGVHNGNFSLPTCSGD; from the coding sequence ATGAATAAACTAAACCTGCTTGCGCTTACCAGCGCACTGACGCTTGCCATAAACATGAATACGCATGCCCAAGTCCAGGCACAACCCGATGACGACTGGTTGCATGTGCAAGGCAATCAGATTGTGGATCAACAGGGCAACCCGGTGTGGCTCACCGGTGCCAACTGGTTTGGCTTCAATACCAGCGAGCGGGTATTTCACGGCCTGTGGGCGGTAAATCTCGAAGAAGCCATGGCGGACCTGGCCGGCCGCGGAATCAATATTCTGCGGATCCCCATCTCTACCGAACTGATTTACGAGTGGCAGAGCGGCCTCGCCGCGGTACCCAGTATCAACGATTATGTAAACCCGGAGCTGGAAGGCAAAACGTCTCTGGAAATCTTTGATGCGGTGGTCGTCCAGGCGAAAAAGTACGGGGTCAAAATCCTGATTGATGTACACAGTGCAAAGGCGGACAACTCCGGTCACTTTGCCCCCATGTGGTACGACGACGTATTTACTACCAAGATTTTTTACCAGACCTGGGAATGGATGGCGGAACGCTACAAAAACGACGACACCATACTCGCCTTCGATATCGAGAACGAACCCCACGGCAAACCCTGGGCGGATTCGCCATTCGCCAAATGGGACAGCTCCACCGACGAGACCAACTGGAAACACGCCTGTGAAACGGCGTCAAAACGGGTACTGGCCATCAATCCCAATCTGCTGGTGCTGTGCGAGGGCATCGAGTCCTATCCCAAAGACGGCGTGACCTGGAACAGCAATTCCAGCAAGGACTTCCACAACTACTGGTGGGGCGGCAATCTGCGCGGTGTGGTCGATCACCCCATCGATCTCGGGCCCAATCAGGACCAGCTGGTTTACTCACCACATATTTACGGCCCTTCCGTCTACCAGCAGCCCTGGTTCGAGCCGGACTTCACCTATGAATCCCTGATCAATGACGCCTGGCGGGACAACTGGTTCTACCTGTACGAACAGGGTATTTCACCGCTGCTGTTCGGTGAGTGGGGTGGCCATATGGATGGCGGCCAGAACGAAAAATGGATGGGGTATGCCCGCGATTTGATTGTCGAGCACAAGCTGCATCACACCTTCTGGTGCCTGAATCCCAACTCCGGCGATACCGGGGGCCTGTGGGGATACGATTGGAAGACCTGGGACGAAGAAAAATACGCGCTACTGGAAAGTGCGCTGTGGAAAAACACCGACGGCAAGTTCGTAGGGCTGGATCACGAAGTAGCACTGGGCAGTAGCGCCACCGGTATTAGCGTCAGCGAATATTACGGCACAGAAACACCGAAGCTGAATGTCGTCTCGCCGACTGATGGCAGCCAGTTCCTGCCTGAAGAACCCGTATCCATTGCATTCAACCTGCGCAAGAGCAGCGGCGCCAACATTTACCTGGATGGTGGCCTGGTCGCTACCGCCAATAGCAGCCCTACCACGGTCACAGCGCCCGCAGAAATCGGCACATACCAGCTGCAGCTGGTTGCGATAGACAATGGTGGTATCGAACTGCCCGCCAGTGACAGCCTGTACATTGAAGTCGTCAGTGAAACCACCCCCGAACCGGAACCAGAGCCCGAAACGGACGTCATCTGTGAACTGGGTACCGCCGATGTGTGGGCAGACGGGTTTGTCATTAACACAGTCACCGTAACCAATGGTGGCAATACGCCGTTGAGCGGCTGGTCGGCAGCGCTCCGCTTTGCACCGGGCACCCAGTTTGACAGCGGCTGGGGCGGCGTTTTCCAGGCCAGTGACGACGAACAGACGATCACCGTGAGTAATCTGGAGTGGAATGGCAGCCTGCAACCGGGAGTATCAGCGACGTTCGGTTTCCAGGGCGTGCACAACGGCAACTTCAGTCTGCCCACCTGCAGCGGCGACTGA